One Rhinolophus sinicus isolate RSC01 linkage group LG06, ASM3656204v1, whole genome shotgun sequence DNA window includes the following coding sequences:
- the OR10A5 gene encoding olfactory receptor 10A5, with protein MAGGNWTRVSEFILMSFSSLPTEIQLLLFLTFLIIYLVTLMGNGLIILVTLVDPMLHSPMYFFLRNLSFLEIGFNLVIVPQMLGTLLAQDTTISFPGCATQMYFFFFFGVAECFLLATMAYDRYVAICNPLHYPVIMNQRTRAKLAVASWFPGFPVATVQTTWLFSFPFCGTNKVNHFFCDSPPVLRLVCADTALFEIYAIIGTVLVVMVPCLLILCSYSHIAAAILKIPSTKGKHKAFSTCSSHLLVVSLFYVSSGLTYFRPKANNSPESKKLLSLSYTVVTPMLNPIIYSLRNNEVKNALSRTFRKALGLRNYIP; from the coding sequence ATGGCTGGAGGAAACTGGACAAGAGTAAGTGAGTTTATCCTCATGAGTTTCTCTTCTCTACCTACTGAAATACAGTTGTtactttttctgacatttctaaTCATCTACCTGGTCACTCTAATGGGAAACGGCCTCATTATTCTGGTTACTTTGGTTGACCCCATGCTGCATAgtcccatgtacttcttcctcagGAACTTGTCCTTTTTGGAGATTGGCTTCAACCTAGTTATTGTGCCCCAAATGCTGGGGACCCTGCTTGCCCAGGACACAACCATCTCCTTTCCTGGCTGTGCCACGCagatgtatttcttctttttctttggggTTGCTGAATGCTTTCTCCTGGCCACCATGGCATATGACCGCTATGTAGCCATCTGCAACCCCTTACACTACCCAGTCATCATGAACCAAAGGACAAGAGCCAAACTGGCTGTTGCCTCCTGGTTTCCAGGCTTTCCTGTAGCTACTGTGCAGACCACATGGCTCTTCAGCTTTCCATTCTGTGGCACCAACAAGGTGAACCACTTCTTCTGTGACAGTCCCCCTGTGCTGAGGCTAGTCTGTGCAGACACAGCACTGTTTGAGATCTATGCAATCATCGGAACCGTTCTGGTTGTCATGGTACCTTGCTTGCTGATCCTGTGTTCCTACTCTCACATCGCTGCTGCCATCCTCAAGATTCCATCAACTAAAGGGAAGCATAAAGCTTTCTCTACCTGCTCCTCCCACCTTCTTGTTGTGTCCCTTTTCTATGTATCATCAGGCCTCACCTACTTCCGGCCTAAGGCCAATAATTCTCCCGAGAGCAAGAAGCTGCTATCATTGTCTTACACCGTTGTGACTCCCATGTTGAACCCCATCATCTACAGCCTGAGAAATAATGAGGTGAAGAATGCCCTTAGCAGGACCTTCCGCAAAGCCTTAGGCCTTAGAAACTATATCCCATAA